In the Ipomoea triloba cultivar NCNSP0323 chromosome 6, ASM357664v1 genome, one interval contains:
- the LOC116022103 gene encoding probable beta-1,4-xylosyltransferase IRX9H isoform X3: protein MTPFGDLEDVSSSNSSIEVKSPPTNGERELKDIVIMPRPTSVVDTSLVNVQKKIEVHARFDVIPQKQLIVVTPTYPRAMQRYDLSRLGHVLRLVQPPLLWIVVEMNAASSETAEILRETGVVYRHVVCSKKMADVKDRGVHPRNTALEHIERHRLDGIVYFADDDNIYSLELFKNIRNISRFGTWPVAMMAQSKNKAILEGPVCNGSRVIGWHTNEKSKQLRRFHVDMSGFAFNSTMLWDPKRWHRPTASPIWQLDTIKEGFQETTFIEQLVEDESQMEGIPSGCSRALNWHLHLEGRELVYPKGWLILRNLGVTLPAM, encoded by the exons ATGACACCTTTTGGTGATCTCGAAGATGTGAGCAGCAGCAATTCCTCAATTGAAGTGAAATCTCCCCCAACAAATGGTGAGAGGGAGTTGAAGGATATAGTAATAATGCCTAGACCTACATCCGTTGTTGATACTTCTCTAGTAAATGTACAAAAGAAGATTGAAGTGCATGCAAGGTTTGATGTTATTCCACAGAAACAGTTGATTGTTGTAACCCCTACATATCCCAGGGCAATGCAAAGATATGATTTGAGTAGATTGGGGCACGTTCTGAGGCTCGTGCAGCCGCCATTGCTATGGATTGTGGTTGAGATGAATGCAGCTTCATCAGAGACCGCGGAGATTTTGAGGGAGACAGGTGTTGTGTATAGACATGTAGTGTGCTCCAAGAAAATGGCAGATGTAAAGGACCGGGGTGTTCATCCGAGGAACACTGCATTGGAGCACATTGAACGCCATAGACTTGATGGAATTGTTTACTTTGCAGATGATGACAATATCTATTCACTTGAGTTGTTTAAGAACATTAGGAATATCAG TCGTTTTGGCACTTGGCCGGTAGCTATGATGGCACAAagcaaaaacaaagcaataCTGGAAGGTCCTGTCTGTAATGGAAGCCGAGTTATCGGATGGCACACAAATGAGAAGAGTAAACAACTTAGAAGATTTCATGTTGATATGTCTGGCTTTGCCTTTAACAGTACTATGCTATGGGATCCAAAAAGATGGCATCGGCCTACTGCCAGTCCAATTTGGCAATTAGACACTATAAAAGAAGGTTTTCAG GAGACCACCTTCATAGAGCAACTTGTAGAAGATGAAAGTCAAATGGAAGGAATACCTTCTGGTTGTTCAAGGGCACTGAATTGGCACCTCCATTTGGAAGGTCGTGAACTTGTTTACCCAAAAGGCTGGTTGATTCTAAGGAACCTTGGTGTTACTTTACCTGCAATGTGA
- the LOC116022085 gene encoding phosphoenolpyruvate carboxykinase (ATP)-like, producing MAAPNNGEFSFSTAGKGRNGLPKIQTQKTKEDEICHDDSAKPVKAKTLDELHSLQKKKSAPTTPLTATGTPSAAFSAAVSEEERHKQQLHSISASLASLTRETGPNVVKGDPTRTTPETPRVSHDSHVSHHHHAPTLNISDSSLKFTHILYNLSPAELYEQALKHEKGSFITSSGALATLSGAKTGRSPRDKRVVKDDTTNDLWWGKGSPNIEMDEHTFLVNRERAVDYLCSLEKIFVNDQFLNWDPNNRIKVRIVSARAYHSLFMHNMCIRPTPEELENFGTPDFTIYNAGQFPCNRYTHYMTSSTSIDLNLARREMVILGTQYAGEMKKGLFSVMHYLMPKREILSLHSGCNMGKGGDVALFFGLSGTGKTTLSTDHNRYLIGDDEHCWSDYGVSNIEGGCYAKCIDLSREKEPDIWNAIKFGTVLENVVFDEHSREVYYEDKSVTENTRAAYPIEYIPNAKIPCVGPHPTNVILLACDAFGVLPPVSKLNLAQTMYHFISGYTALVAGTEDGIKEPTATFSACFGAAFIMFHPTKYAAMLSEKMQKHGATGWLVNTGWSGGSYGVGSRIKLAYTRKIIDAIHSGKLLEANYTKTEVFGFEIPTEIEGVPSEILNPINTWPDKDAYNKTLLKLGGLFKNNFEVFLNYKVGTDNSLTEEILAAGPNF from the exons ATGGCGGCGCCGAACAACGGAGAGTTTAGCTTTTCGACGGCCGGAAAAGGGCGGAATGGACTGCCGAAAATCCAGACGCAGAAGACGAAGGAGGACGAGATCTGCCACGACGACAGCGCGAAGCCGGTGAAGGCTAAGACGCTGGACGAGTTGCATTCGCTGCAGAAGAAGAAGTCCGCCCCGACCACGCCGCTCACCGCCACCGGAACTCCGAGCGCCGCCTTCTCCGCCGCCGTCTCCGAAGAAGAGCGCCACAAACAACAGCTGCATTCCATCAG TGCTTCGTTGGCATCGCTGACGAGGGAGACTGGGCCGAACGTGGTGAAGGGAGATCCGACGAGGACGACGCCGGAGACGCCGAGGGTGTCACATGACTCGCACGTGAGCCACCATCATCACGCGCCGACGCTCAACATCAGTGACAGTTCCCTCAAGTTTACCCATATTCTCTACAATCTTTCACCTGCTG AGCTTTATGAGCAAGCGTTGAAGCATGAGAAAGGTTCGTTCATCACGTCCAGTGGTGCACTGGCTACGCTGTCGGGAGCCAAAACTGGTCGCTCCCCGAGGGACAAGCGTGTTGTTAAGGATGACACTACCAATGATCTTTGGTGGGGAAA GGGTTCACCGAATATTGAAATGGACGAGCATACTTTCTTGGTGAACAGAGAAAGGGCTGTTGATTACCTATGCTCTTTAGAAAAG ATTTTTGTGAATGATCAGTTTCTGAATTGGGATCCGAACAACCGTATCAAAGTTAGGATTGTGTCTGCGAGAGCTTATCACTCCTTGTTCATGCACAACAT GTGTATCCGACCCACACCTGAAGAGCTGGAGAATTTTGGTACTCCGGACTTCACTATATACAATGCGGGCCAATTCCCATGTAACCGTTACACCCACTATATGACTTCCTCCACTAGCATAGACCTCAATCTTGCTAGACGGGAAATGGTCATCCTTGGCACACAGTATGCTGGGGAAATGAAGAAAGGTCTGTTCAGCGTAATGCACTATCTAATGCCTAAGCGTGAAATCCTCTCTTTACACTCGGGATGCAATATGGGAAAAGGCGGAGATGTAGCCCTCTTCTTTGGATTATCAG GTACTGGAAAGACAACATTGTCTACTGACCACAATCGGTACCTGATTGGAGACGATGAACACTGTTGGAGTGATTATGGTGTATCGAACATCGAGGGAGGTTGCTATGCAAAATGCATTGACCTCTCAAGGGAGAAAGAGCCCGATATCTGGAATGCTATCAAGTTTGGCACAG TCCTAGAAAATGTGGTTTTTGATGAACACTCTCGCGAAGTCTATTATGAAGATAAATCTGTAACAG AGAACACTCGGGCAGCATATCCGATAGAATACATTCCCAACGCTAAGATTCCATGCGTTGGTCCTCATCCGACAAATGTCATTCTTCTCGCCTGTGATGCCTTTGGTGTGCTTCCACCAGTGAGCAAATTGAATTTGGCTCAGACGATGTACCATTTCATTAGTGGTTACACCGCTTTG GTGGCTGGAACAGAGGATGGTATAAAGGAACCTACTGCAACATTCTCTGCATGCTTCGGTGCAGCATTTATAATGTTCCATCCGACCAAGTATGCGGCTATGCTGTCCGAGAAAATGCAGAAACATGGAGCGACCGGGTGGCTTGTGAACACCGGTTGGTCGGGTGGAAG CTATGGAGTTGGCAGCCGAATAAAGTTGGCATACACTAGGAAGATCATCGATGCAATTCACTCGGGGAAACTCTTGGAAGCAAACTACACAAAGACTGAGGTGTTTGGCTTCGAGATCCCGACAGAGATCGAGGGAGTGCCTTCTGAAATCCTGAACCCCATCAACACT TGGCCCGACAAGGATGCCTACAACAAAACCCTGCTGAAATTGGGAGGGCTGTTCAAGAACAACTTTGAGGTGTTCCTGAACTACAAGGTTGGGACAGACAACAGCCTGACCGAGGAAATTCTGGCGGCTGGCCCGAACTTCTAA
- the LOC116022103 gene encoding probable beta-1,4-xylosyltransferase IRX9H isoform X1 — translation MASIRRTLPPFPERHYPNGGNSLPLDVHSPSHKLLSSGKSSSPLSAFGFVVGNLLRGVRYSKNVFSWRKSLYRCLIFFFLGFLLGMTPFGDLEDVSSSNSSIEVKSPPTNGERELKDIVIMPRPTSVVDTSLVNVQKKIEVHARFDVIPQKQLIVVTPTYPRAMQRYDLSRLGHVLRLVQPPLLWIVVEMNAASSETAEILRETGVVYRHVVCSKKMADVKDRGVHPRNTALEHIERHRLDGIVYFADDDNIYSLELFKNIRNISRFGTWPVAMMAQSKNKAILEGPVCNGSRVIGWHTNEKSKQLRRFHVDMSGFAFNSTMLWDPKRWHRPTASPIWQLDTIKEGFQETTFIEQLVEDESQMEGIPSGCSRALNWHLHLEGRELVYPKGWLILRNLGVTLPAM, via the exons ATGGCGTCGATCCGGAGAACTCTCCCGCCGTTTCCCGAGCGGCATTATCCGAACGGAGGGAATTCGTTACCTCTCGACGTTCATTCGCCATCTCACAAGCTTCTGTCTAGCGGCAAAAGCTCATCTCCGTTGTCTGCATTTGGATTTGTAGTCGGTAACTTACTCCGTGGGGTTAGGTATTCGAAGAATGTTTTTTCATGGAGGAAATCGCTTTATAGGTGtttgattttcttctttctaGGATTTTTACTAGGCATGACACCTTTTGGTGATCTCGAAGATGTGAGCAGCAGCAATTCCTCAATTGAAGTGAAATCTCCCCCAACAAATGGTGAGAGGGAGTTGAAGGATATAGTAATAATGCCTAGACCTACATCCGTTGTTGATACTTCTCTAGTAAATGTACAAAAGAAGATTGAAGTGCATGCAAGGTTTGATGTTATTCCACAGAAACAGTTGATTGTTGTAACCCCTACATATCCCAGGGCAATGCAAAGATATGATTTGAGTAGATTGGGGCACGTTCTGAGGCTCGTGCAGCCGCCATTGCTATGGATTGTGGTTGAGATGAATGCAGCTTCATCAGAGACCGCGGAGATTTTGAGGGAGACAGGTGTTGTGTATAGACATGTAGTGTGCTCCAAGAAAATGGCAGATGTAAAGGACCGGGGTGTTCATCCGAGGAACACTGCATTGGAGCACATTGAACGCCATAGACTTGATGGAATTGTTTACTTTGCAGATGATGACAATATCTATTCACTTGAGTTGTTTAAGAACATTAGGAATATCAG TCGTTTTGGCACTTGGCCGGTAGCTATGATGGCACAAagcaaaaacaaagcaataCTGGAAGGTCCTGTCTGTAATGGAAGCCGAGTTATCGGATGGCACACAAATGAGAAGAGTAAACAACTTAGAAGATTTCATGTTGATATGTCTGGCTTTGCCTTTAACAGTACTATGCTATGGGATCCAAAAAGATGGCATCGGCCTACTGCCAGTCCAATTTGGCAATTAGACACTATAAAAGAAGGTTTTCAG GAGACCACCTTCATAGAGCAACTTGTAGAAGATGAAAGTCAAATGGAAGGAATACCTTCTGGTTGTTCAAGGGCACTGAATTGGCACCTCCATTTGGAAGGTCGTGAACTTGTTTACCCAAAAGGCTGGTTGATTCTAAGGAACCTTGGTGTTACTTTACCTGCAATGTGA
- the LOC116021853 gene encoding ubiquitin-fold modifier-conjugating enzyme 1 → MEGWDPNTKSTLTQIPLLTTKAGPRDGAAWTQRLKEEYKALIAYTSMNKSKDNDWFRISAANPEGTRWTGKCWYIHNLLKYEFDLQFDIPVTYPATAPELELPQLDGKTEKMYRGGKICLTVHFKPLWAKNCPRFGIAHALCLGLAPWLAAEIPILVDSGMVKHKDDVATSSES, encoded by the exons ATGGAGGGTTGGGATCCGAATACGAAGTCAACGCTCACGCAGATCCCGCTGCTGACGACGAAGGCCGGCCCCCGCGACGGCGCCGCCTGGACGCAGCGGCTGAAGGAGGAGTACAAGGCGTTGATCGCCTACACGTCGATGAACAAATCCAAGGATAACGACTGGTTCCGGATCTCCGCTGCGAATCCGGAGGGCACTCGCTGGACCGGCAAGTGCTGGTACATTCACAACCTCCTCAAGTATGAATTCGATCTCCAGTTCGATATCCCCGTCACTTATCCCGCCACCGCCCCCGAGCTCGAGTTGCCCCAGCTCGATGGCAAAACCGAGAag ATGTATAGAGGAGGAAAGATTTGCTTGACGGTGCATTTCAAACCATTGTGGGCGAAGAATTG CCCGAGATTTGGCATAGCGCACGCTCTCTGTTTGGGTCTGGCACCATGGCTCGCGGCAGAAATTCCAATTCTGGTTGATTCTGGCATGGTTAAGCACAAGGATGATGTAGCGACATCGAGTGAATCTTga
- the LOC116022103 gene encoding probable beta-1,4-xylosyltransferase IRX9H isoform X2, translated as MASIRRTLPPFPERHYPNGGNSLPLDVHSPSHKLLSSGKSSSPLSAFGFVVGFLLGMTPFGDLEDVSSSNSSIEVKSPPTNGERELKDIVIMPRPTSVVDTSLVNVQKKIEVHARFDVIPQKQLIVVTPTYPRAMQRYDLSRLGHVLRLVQPPLLWIVVEMNAASSETAEILRETGVVYRHVVCSKKMADVKDRGVHPRNTALEHIERHRLDGIVYFADDDNIYSLELFKNIRNISRFGTWPVAMMAQSKNKAILEGPVCNGSRVIGWHTNEKSKQLRRFHVDMSGFAFNSTMLWDPKRWHRPTASPIWQLDTIKEGFQETTFIEQLVEDESQMEGIPSGCSRALNWHLHLEGRELVYPKGWLILRNLGVTLPAM; from the exons ATGGCGTCGATCCGGAGAACTCTCCCGCCGTTTCCCGAGCGGCATTATCCGAACGGAGGGAATTCGTTACCTCTCGACGTTCATTCGCCATCTCACAAGCTTCTGTCTAGCGGCAAAAGCTCATCTCCGTTGTCTGCATTTGGATTTGTAGTCG GATTTTTACTAGGCATGACACCTTTTGGTGATCTCGAAGATGTGAGCAGCAGCAATTCCTCAATTGAAGTGAAATCTCCCCCAACAAATGGTGAGAGGGAGTTGAAGGATATAGTAATAATGCCTAGACCTACATCCGTTGTTGATACTTCTCTAGTAAATGTACAAAAGAAGATTGAAGTGCATGCAAGGTTTGATGTTATTCCACAGAAACAGTTGATTGTTGTAACCCCTACATATCCCAGGGCAATGCAAAGATATGATTTGAGTAGATTGGGGCACGTTCTGAGGCTCGTGCAGCCGCCATTGCTATGGATTGTGGTTGAGATGAATGCAGCTTCATCAGAGACCGCGGAGATTTTGAGGGAGACAGGTGTTGTGTATAGACATGTAGTGTGCTCCAAGAAAATGGCAGATGTAAAGGACCGGGGTGTTCATCCGAGGAACACTGCATTGGAGCACATTGAACGCCATAGACTTGATGGAATTGTTTACTTTGCAGATGATGACAATATCTATTCACTTGAGTTGTTTAAGAACATTAGGAATATCAG TCGTTTTGGCACTTGGCCGGTAGCTATGATGGCACAAagcaaaaacaaagcaataCTGGAAGGTCCTGTCTGTAATGGAAGCCGAGTTATCGGATGGCACACAAATGAGAAGAGTAAACAACTTAGAAGATTTCATGTTGATATGTCTGGCTTTGCCTTTAACAGTACTATGCTATGGGATCCAAAAAGATGGCATCGGCCTACTGCCAGTCCAATTTGGCAATTAGACACTATAAAAGAAGGTTTTCAG GAGACCACCTTCATAGAGCAACTTGTAGAAGATGAAAGTCAAATGGAAGGAATACCTTCTGGTTGTTCAAGGGCACTGAATTGGCACCTCCATTTGGAAGGTCGTGAACTTGTTTACCCAAAAGGCTGGTTGATTCTAAGGAACCTTGGTGTTACTTTACCTGCAATGTGA